The Cyclobacterium amurskyense genome contains the following window.
CCCTCCTGTCAAATTACTGCGTTTTGATGGTTCTTCAAAAGGAGATCTTGTAAGTCTAGAACTGAATTTTATATTTTTTAAGCAGGTGTGGACAAGTGAGATTACTGCCGACCATTTGGATAGGAATGAATACTTTTTCGTCGATGAAGGGCTTAAACTACCCTTTTTCCTAAAAAAATGGCATCACAAGCATCGAATTATCTCAGATGGAAATGATCAGGCTAAAATAATAGACGAAATCAGTTTTTCCAGCCCAATACGCCTACTTGACTATTTATTGTATCCATTGCTATATTTTCAATTCTCAATGAGAAAGCCTATATATAAAAAGGTTTTTTCCAAGGAGAATTAAAACAGCAACTCTATAAAAGATATTGAACTGAGTTTAATGCACTTCTAAATTTTCACAATCACGGATTTGACAATCTCCGTAAAGTACAAGTGAATGGCTGGTGATATGTGAAGAAAACACATTGCCCATTTCTTCCTTAATCAAATTAATTCTTTGATCTGAAAATTCTAAAATTTTTCTGCATTGGTTGCACACATAGTGATCATGGTGCTTATAGGTAAGCGCTTGTTCATACAAGGCGACTTTGTCCTTAAACTGATGTTTTACGGCCAAGCCACACTCTACTAAAAGGTCAAGTGTATTGTAAATAGTAGCCCTGCTTATTGAATAACCGTTGTTTCTCATTCTTAGAAACAAACCTTCTACATCTATATGCTCATCTTGAGGTAAAGAATACAATTCATCTATTACAGAAAATCTTTCTGGGGTTTTACGGCTTCCTTGCCTTACCAGGTAATTTTCAAATATCTTTTTTGCTTTCTCTATTATCGACTTATCGGCCATGATTTTTAATTGTAAAGAATAAAGATGAGCTATTTTTTAGATTTTTCAAACCCTAAAACTTTCCAATAAGCCGTTCTACACTTATTTTCAACGGTTCTAAATAGGCTTTCTATTCGTTTACACTCCAAGAGCACTACAAAGAAGCACTAAAAGGTCTACTATTTATGTGGAAACGGCCTTTTTATAATCTATACTACAAAATGTAAACCTCTTCCTTCTTTCAGAGTTATACTAAATATACATTTCCTATTTAAGGTTTTCTCATTGATTTGTTGGCAGTAAATAAAATGTGATAGAAAGCGCCCATTTTTAATATTTTCTATTGCCTTATCAGAAAACGACTTTGCCATTTCGTCGTGGCTGTTAACTAAGGAGACAAATATTTCTAACTACTGAAATTTATTTTCTATATTAAAGAAACAATTAAGAATCATGTATTTTAAGACAAAGTGGCAATTTTTCCTTTTGGCTTTGATTCTACTGGTTTTTTCAGTAGAGGGTCAAGTGCCTGGTTTTTATTTGAAAAGAGACCAAAAGAAAGTAGTTCTACCCTTTATTGATTCTAACAGCCTAATACTACTTCCTGTCTCCATCAATGGTGGACCTCCTGTTAACTTTCTATTTGATACCGGAGTAAAATCAAATATATTTTTCAGCAAATCCATAGCCGATGAATTGGAAATGGTTTACACCCGAAAGCTTAATTTGGTGGGTGCAGATGGCAAAACGGTCCTAAGTGCATCTGTATCTCCAAACAATCATTTTGACCTGGGTCCAATTGAAGGGATATTTCAAGCCATACTTGTTTTGGATGAAGATTTTCTAGAATTGGAAAAGGTGATAGGAGTACCTGTGTATGGGGTAATAGGACATGAATTCTTCAAAAACAACCCTATCAAAGTTGATTATGACAATGGACTCATCACCTTCTACAATCGTAAATCCCTCAAATGGAAACCTTTTTGGTTTAGAGAAATCCCCATTGAGTTACAAGGAAACAAGCCCTATATTAATACCACTATAAAGCAGATAGACGGCCCTGATTTGGAGGCCAAATTGCTCATCGACACAGGTGCTAACCACGGGTTATTACTCAATCAAGAAACCAGTGATGAGATTAAATTACCAGAGGTAAATATTGAGAGCAGTTTAGGAAGGTCCCTAGGGGGAGACTTAGAAGGACATGTTGCAAGAGTGAAAAAGTTAAGCATAGAAGGCTTGAATTTTCGAAATGTAATCACCTCTTTCCCAGAAAAGAACGAGTATTCAGAAGTATTGATTAATACTGGAAGAATGGGTAGCTTAGGTTCAGAACTACTCAATCACATGAAACTCATTATAGATTATCCTCGCGAAAGAATTTTGTATAAAAAAGGGGCAAAATTTAAAACTCCTTTCAAGTATGACATGAGCGGACTGACAGTTAGAGTGGTCTCTCTGGAAGAAAAAAGATATTATGTTCATCAGGTAAGGGAGGACTCTCCGGGTTTCCGTCATGGAGTAAGGAGCATGGATGAAATTGTATCCATAAATAAGATTCCAGCAATGTTTTGGGAACTTTCCGACATTACAGAATTACTCAGATCGGAAGTAGGCAAAGTAATATCCTTGGAGCTTCTTCGAATGGATCCTGAAGACAAAGACAAAACGAACATTCATAAAGTGACTTTTCTATTGGAGAAACTATTGTAGCTAAATACAAAATATAAGTAAAATAATGAATTTAGCATAGTAAATATTGACTCTGATACTTTTTTTGTATTAACATCAGATTTTTTTTTTAAATTTATTGAATTCTTATATAGTTTTTGGTTTTGCTCCCCAACCACCAGATGATTGAAAATATTTTCAAAACACTTTTACTAACTTTTAATA
Protein-coding sequences here:
- a CDS encoding SRPBCC family protein, with the translated sequence MKFRLTTNVNQNYLKVKSGFNADLFKALNPPFPPVKLLRFDGSSKGDLVSLELNFIFFKQVWTSEITADHLDRNEYFFVDEGLKLPFFLKKWHHKHRIISDGNDQAKIIDEISFSSPIRLLDYLLYPLLYFQFSMRKPIYKKVFSKEN
- a CDS encoding Fur family transcriptional regulator codes for the protein MADKSIIEKAKKIFENYLVRQGSRKTPERFSVIDELYSLPQDEHIDVEGLFLRMRNNGYSISRATIYNTLDLLVECGLAVKHQFKDKVALYEQALTYKHHDHYVCNQCRKILEFSDQRINLIKEEMGNVFSSHITSHSLVLYGDCQIRDCENLEVH
- a CDS encoding aspartyl protease family protein, which produces MYFKTKWQFFLLALILLVFSVEGQVPGFYLKRDQKKVVLPFIDSNSLILLPVSINGGPPVNFLFDTGVKSNIFFSKSIADELEMVYTRKLNLVGADGKTVLSASVSPNNHFDLGPIEGIFQAILVLDEDFLELEKVIGVPVYGVIGHEFFKNNPIKVDYDNGLITFYNRKSLKWKPFWFREIPIELQGNKPYINTTIKQIDGPDLEAKLLIDTGANHGLLLNQETSDEIKLPEVNIESSLGRSLGGDLEGHVARVKKLSIEGLNFRNVITSFPEKNEYSEVLINTGRMGSLGSELLNHMKLIIDYPRERILYKKGAKFKTPFKYDMSGLTVRVVSLEEKRYYVHQVREDSPGFRHGVRSMDEIVSINKIPAMFWELSDITELLRSEVGKVISLELLRMDPEDKDKTNIHKVTFLLEKLL